The genomic window AGTTCCTGATCCAGACCGCGGTGAGCGCGATCAGGATCGCGATGTTCAGCGCCGAGACGGCCGTGGCGACGTGGAGTGCATCGACCATGGTTACTCACCCACCTCGTCTCGGACGATCTCGTGGAACTCCTCGCGGTGGGCATCGAAGCGATCGGTCAGGAAGTAGAGCGCGCCGTAGCCCTCCTGCCCCTGCTCGACGACGTCGTGCTCCTCGAGCTTCTCGAGGTGGTGCCTGACGGTGTTGTAGTCCATCTCGATCGCCTCCGCGAGCCGATTGGCGTTGCGTGGCCGTTCGTCGATCGCGCGGACGATCGCCACGCGCGTCGAGCCCCCGCGGGTGCCGACGAACAGGTACCACAGCGCCTGCTCCATACACGTCTCGCCTCGGGCGTTCACGGTCGGGGGTGATAGGTACAGGGGGTCTGGGTGACGCCGCCGCGGACCACCGCCGGTCCGCGTCGGTCGCCTTTCGGGAGCCGCCACGGCGGGGCGCTACCCCCG from Salinarchaeum sp. Harcht-Bsk1 includes these protein-coding regions:
- a CDS encoding winged helix-turn-helix domain-containing protein, whose protein sequence is MEQALWYLFVGTRGGSTRVAIVRAIDERPRNANRLAEAIEMDYNTVRHHLEKLEEHDVVEQGQEGYGALYFLTDRFDAHREEFHEIVRDEVGE